One genomic region from Amycolatopsis sp. FBCC-B4732 encodes:
- a CDS encoding SDR family NAD(P)-dependent oxidoreductase, whose product MGCRYPGDVQSPEDLWRLIAEGADGVGPFPADRGWDLAALYDPDPANLGTSYTREGGFMTTAAAFDAGFFGISPREALAMDPQQRVLLETSWEVFERAGIDPDSLRGSGTGVFVGATSSGYGVGARDESGGSEGYLLTGSAPAVVSGRLSYTFGLEGPAVTVDTACSSSLVALHLACQALRQGECSMALAGGVTVMAHPAAFVEFSRQRGLAEDGRCKSFADAADGTGWGEGVGLVLLERLSDARRNGHTVLAVVRGSAVNQDGASNGLSAPNGPSQQRVIRAALANAGLSTSDVDAVEAHGTGTRLGDPIEAQALLATYGRDRDRPLWLGSLKSNIGHTQSASGVAGVIKMVLAMRHGVLPRTLHVDTPSSQVDWTAGSVELLTEERPWESDGPRRAAVSAFGVSGTNAHVVLEQADAAVVPPAGPDATPPLVPLSARSGTALRAQAARLRGTDLAPQDLAYSLAFTRATHDHRAVLVASGDEIDRALGVLAEGGTDAAVVTGTADRDGLLAVLFTGQGAQRVGMGQALHARFPVYAEAFDAVLAHFDPALREALTDPGLLNRTEFTQPALFAVEVALYRLAESFGVRPDFVAGHSIGEISAAHVAGVLSLEDACRLVAARSSLMQALPAGGAMVSIAAAESEIVLTEGVSIAAVNGPESVVISGDEAAVLAIAAQFPKTKRLTVSHAFHSPLMDPMLDEFRAVAESLTYRSATIPVISNVSGALAEPFTADYWVRHVREAVRFADGVSTLEAAGVRVFLELGPDGVLSAMVPGTAIAAMRRDRDEERTLFTALARLHVSGVDLDWESLYAGSAGRAVALPTYPFEHQRYWLEPARPQAVADTADAEFWAVVENGDLARDLAVDEDLAVAIQPALQAWRTRHREASTLESWRYRVAWRPHPIGADRLSGTWLIIGTAPAEIAEGLAERGADVVTAPVDRLHEVDGIAGALAFPANLGEALTVLQADLSGPLWCVTTEAVRTARSDAAPDPALAQVWGLGRVAALELTGRDVGLLDLPATLDDRGHDRLAGLLAAGTAEDQVALRASGAFVPRLVRAPAGTEPGGWAPSGTTLITGGTGALGSALARKLAARGARHLLLLSRRGPDAPGAAELATQLRDLGADAEIVACDVADRAALAAVLDGRSVSAVFHAAGYGRFTPIAESSIEDFADVVSAKVDGAVHLDELLGDDLEAFVLFSSIAGVWGSGHQGAYAAANAHLDALAERRRAAGLAGTSIAWGPWAGAGMGASEEGDELLRRRGLLPLDPELGLRALLQAVELNETTVVVADVDWARFAPSYAAARQRPLMAELPEFAVTEGETARGTAELATRLAGLPAPERRRVLLDVVRARAAAVLGHDGAEAIDPVRPFKDLGFDSLTAVELRNGLAADTGLALPSTLVFDHPTPADLTDRLLGEIFGAGAPEPGAPATVAEVADDPIAIVAMSCRYPGGVRSPEDLWRLVGEGGDGISGFPDDRGWDLGALYDPDPGKSGRSYARDGGFLQGVGQFDAAFFGISPREALAMDPQQRLLLETAWELFERAGIDPHSLRGSKTGVFAGTNGQDYVTMLGSAAGVEGHLLTGNTTSVIAGRVSYTFGLEGPSVAVDTACSSSLVALHLACQSLRQGESTMAVAGGVTVMSTPGAFVEFSRQRGLAPDGRCKPFAEAADGTGWAEGAGLLLLERLSDARRNGHEVLALVRGSAVNSDGASNGLTAPNGPSQQRVIRAALANAGLTPSDVDVVEAHGTGTTLGDPIEAQAVLATYGQNRETPLWLGSIKSNIGHTQAAAGAAGIIKMVMAMRHELLPKSLHVDTPSSHVDWSAGAVELLTEAREWTADRPRRAGISSFGISGTNAHTIIEEAEPVLADRTEVPDRLVPWPVSGRSVAALRAQAHRLSEVDGTPADIGFSLATGRAALDHRAVVLGTTAADFRAGLTALAEGTPAPEVISGEAATGPLAVLFTGQGAQRAGMGRELYARFSVYADAFDEACAHLDPHLEHSIRDLVFAEPGTEKAALLDRTAYTQTALFAVELALHRLAESWGVHADYLAGHSIGELVAAHVAGVLSLAGAAELVAARGRLMDALPDGGAMVSLRAGEEAVAAEVAKTGGRADIAAVNGPGSVVVSGDEDVVLELAAGFAAAGVRTKRLKVSHAFHSPRMDAMLDDFAAVANRLTYHPAERTVVSTVTGELAGPELSTPDYWVRQVRASVRFADAVATLAGQGVRTFLEAGPDAVLSAMAADCLGEDVVAVPLLRRDRPEERTFATALAGLWVRGVPADLSAAFTGARRVPLPTYAFQHRRFWPEVSAAAAGDVGAAGLTDAAHPLLAATLPLAGGDGVVLTGRLSLATQPWLADHAVLGTVLLPGTAFVELAVRAGDQAGCPALEELTLAAPLVLREQDAVAIQVAVGGPDADGRRELTIHSRPEGRDEWTAHAAGVLAPAAAAEPAALAEWPPAGAEPVDVTGFYDTLAASGFGYGPAFRGLRAAWRAGAEIYAEVALPEQQQAGAFGLHPALLDAALHALGLRDGETGPRLPFAWTGVTLHATGAAALRVRLRPGAGDAVAVDVADATGAPVASVAALVLRPVSAEQLRGPDGGDSLFSVEWTPIPVPEPTAGRYAVIGPDPLGLVAGLGSAGTVESYVDLADLGRSTAETGEEPQFVFSAIRHSPQPKDRAGFALDLVRAWLADERFSTARLVLVTRGAVGAVDGDRVPDLTAAPVWGLLRSAQFENPGRLVLVDLDDEDPRSAALLGAVASGEPQLALRDGRALAARLVRAGSGELLRVPAEGNWRLDTTGPGTLENLALIPNPLPETLEAGHVRVAIRAAGMNFRDVLIGLGMYPGEPIMGIEGAGVVLECGEGVTGLKPGDKVMGFFPGSFGPRSVADQRMLAKMPEGWSFSEAASVPIVFLTAYYGLVDLAGLRAGESVLIHAGAGGVGMAAIQLARHLGAEVYATASPGKWDVLRASGLDDAHLASSRTTGFAELFREAGGGRGVDVVLNALTREFVDASFALMPRGGRFLEMGKADVRDAGEVAAAHPGVAYQAFDLVEAGPDRIRELFTEVIALFEAGALTPLPVRTWDVRHAPEAFRFVSQAKHVGKVVLTMPSCFGPGTVLITGGTGALGGLLARRLVTGHGVRDLVLLSRRGPDAPGATELAADLRELGANVRIVAGDAADRRELAAVLAAIPAERPLTGVVHAAGVLDDGVVASLTPERLNAVLRPKVDAALNLHEFTRDLGLSAFVLFSSAAATLGSPGQGNYAAANAFLDALAQYRSARGLPAGSLAWGPWATDGMLGGLGDADRAKLERSAFVPFTAESGLDLFDVAAARPEPVLLPLQLDTAALGAQAGLPPLFASLVRAPARRTAEAAADEPSGPPFAQRLGAVPAAERGEFLFDVVRGHVATVLGHGSAADVEGGRGFLDLGFDSLTAVELRNRLTAETGLRLPATLIFDHPSPADLAAHLLAGLAPGEADADAAVLAELDRLERVLEGAGDSRRITARLETLLARRRGAQADEESGDGLDAATDDEIFDLIDNELGLS is encoded by the coding sequence ATGGGCTGCCGCTACCCGGGGGACGTCCAGTCGCCCGAGGACCTGTGGCGCCTGATCGCCGAGGGCGCGGACGGCGTCGGCCCGTTCCCGGCCGACCGCGGGTGGGACCTGGCCGCGCTGTACGACCCGGACCCGGCGAACCTCGGCACCAGCTACACCCGCGAAGGCGGGTTCATGACCACGGCGGCCGCGTTCGACGCCGGGTTCTTCGGCATCTCGCCGCGCGAGGCCCTCGCCATGGACCCGCAGCAGCGCGTCCTGCTCGAGACGTCGTGGGAGGTGTTCGAGCGGGCGGGCATCGACCCGGATTCGCTGCGCGGCAGCGGAACCGGCGTGTTCGTCGGCGCGACGTCGTCCGGCTACGGCGTCGGCGCGCGCGACGAGTCCGGCGGCTCCGAGGGCTACCTGCTGACCGGCAGCGCCCCGGCCGTCGTGTCGGGCCGGCTGTCCTACACGTTCGGCCTGGAGGGGCCGGCGGTCACCGTCGACACGGCGTGCTCGTCGTCGCTGGTGGCTCTGCACCTGGCGTGCCAGGCGCTGCGGCAGGGCGAGTGCTCGATGGCGCTCGCGGGCGGGGTCACGGTGATGGCGCACCCGGCGGCGTTCGTCGAGTTCAGCCGTCAGCGCGGGCTCGCCGAAGACGGCCGCTGCAAGTCCTTCGCGGACGCGGCCGACGGCACCGGCTGGGGCGAAGGCGTCGGCCTGGTCCTGCTGGAGCGGCTGTCGGACGCGCGGCGCAACGGGCACACGGTCCTCGCGGTGGTGCGCGGGTCGGCGGTGAACCAGGACGGTGCGTCCAACGGCTTGAGCGCCCCGAACGGTCCCTCGCAGCAGCGGGTGATCCGGGCGGCACTGGCGAACGCCGGACTGTCCACTTCGGACGTCGACGCGGTCGAGGCGCACGGCACGGGCACCCGGCTCGGCGACCCGATCGAGGCGCAGGCCCTGCTGGCGACGTACGGCCGCGACCGGGACCGGCCGCTGTGGCTGGGATCCCTGAAGTCCAACATCGGGCACACGCAGTCGGCGTCCGGCGTGGCGGGCGTGATCAAGATGGTCCTCGCCATGCGGCACGGAGTTCTGCCCCGGACGCTGCACGTCGACACGCCTTCGTCCCAAGTGGACTGGACGGCCGGGTCGGTGGAGCTGCTCACCGAGGAGCGTCCGTGGGAATCCGACGGCCCGCGCCGGGCCGCGGTCTCGGCGTTCGGGGTGAGCGGGACCAACGCGCACGTGGTCCTCGAACAGGCCGACGCCGCGGTGGTCCCGCCCGCCGGGCCCGACGCGACGCCGCCGCTCGTGCCGCTGTCGGCCCGGAGCGGCACCGCGTTGCGCGCGCAGGCCGCCCGGCTCCGGGGCACGGACCTGGCGCCGCAGGATCTCGCGTACTCCCTGGCTTTCACGCGTGCCACGCACGACCACCGCGCGGTGCTCGTCGCGTCCGGTGACGAGATCGACCGCGCGCTGGGCGTCCTCGCCGAGGGGGGCACCGACGCCGCCGTGGTCACCGGCACGGCCGACCGCGACGGCTTGCTGGCGGTGCTGTTCACCGGCCAAGGCGCCCAGCGCGTCGGCATGGGCCAGGCTCTTCACGCGCGCTTCCCGGTCTACGCCGAAGCTTTCGACGCCGTGCTCGCCCACTTCGATCCGGCCCTGCGCGAAGCCCTCACCGACCCCGGGCTGCTGAACCGCACGGAGTTCACGCAGCCCGCCCTGTTCGCCGTCGAAGTCGCGCTCTACCGCCTGGCCGAGTCCTTCGGTGTCCGCCCGGACTTCGTGGCCGGCCATTCGATCGGCGAGATCTCGGCCGCGCACGTCGCCGGTGTGCTGTCTCTGGAAGACGCGTGCCGCCTGGTCGCCGCGCGGTCCTCGCTCATGCAGGCCCTCCCGGCGGGCGGCGCGATGGTCTCGATCGCCGCCGCGGAGTCCGAGATCGTCCTGACCGAGGGGGTGTCGATCGCCGCGGTGAACGGCCCGGAGTCGGTCGTCATCTCGGGCGACGAGGCTGCGGTGCTGGCGATCGCCGCGCAGTTCCCGAAGACCAAGCGGCTCACGGTGAGTCACGCGTTCCACTCGCCGCTCATGGATCCGATGCTGGACGAGTTCCGCGCGGTGGCCGAGTCTTTGACGTACCGCTCTGCAACGATACCGGTGATCTCGAATGTGAGCGGTGCTCTCGCGGAGCCGTTCACCGCCGACTACTGGGTGCGGCACGTGCGGGAAGCGGTCCGGTTCGCCGACGGCGTCTCGACGTTGGAGGCCGCCGGGGTCAGGGTGTTCCTGGAGCTGGGTCCGGACGGCGTGCTCAGCGCGATGGTGCCGGGCACGGCCATAGCGGCGATGCGCCGCGACCGCGACGAAGAACGCACCCTGTTCACGGCGCTGGCCCGGCTGCACGTCAGCGGCGTCGACCTGGACTGGGAGAGCCTCTACGCCGGCTCCGCGGGCCGGGCCGTCGCGCTGCCGACGTACCCCTTCGAGCACCAGCGGTACTGGCTCGAGCCCGCCCGGCCGCAGGCCGTCGCCGACACCGCCGACGCCGAGTTCTGGGCCGTCGTCGAGAACGGCGACCTGGCCCGCGACCTCGCCGTGGACGAAGACCTCGCCGTCGCGATCCAGCCCGCGCTCCAGGCCTGGCGCACCCGGCACCGCGAGGCGAGCACCCTCGAATCGTGGCGCTACCGCGTCGCCTGGCGGCCGCACCCGATCGGGGCCGACCGGCTGTCCGGCACCTGGCTGATCATCGGCACCGCGCCCGCCGAGATCGCCGAGGGCCTGGCCGAGCGGGGCGCGGACGTCGTCACCGCGCCCGTCGATCGGCTGCACGAAGTGGACGGCATCGCCGGCGCCCTCGCCTTCCCGGCGAACCTCGGCGAAGCACTCACTGTGCTGCAGGCCGACCTGTCCGGCCCGCTCTGGTGCGTCACCACCGAAGCCGTGCGCACCGCCCGCTCCGACGCCGCGCCCGACCCCGCGCTCGCGCAGGTCTGGGGCCTCGGCCGGGTCGCCGCACTGGAACTCACGGGCCGCGACGTCGGCCTCCTCGACCTCCCGGCCACCCTCGACGACCGCGGTCACGACCGTCTCGCGGGCCTGCTCGCCGCGGGCACCGCCGAGGACCAGGTGGCGCTCCGGGCGTCCGGCGCCTTCGTGCCCCGGCTCGTCCGCGCCCCGGCCGGCACCGAACCCGGTGGCTGGGCCCCGTCGGGCACCACCCTGATCACCGGCGGCACCGGGGCACTGGGCAGCGCTCTCGCGCGGAAGCTCGCCGCGCGGGGTGCCCGGCACCTCCTGCTGCTCAGCCGCCGCGGACCGGACGCACCCGGTGCGGCCGAACTCGCGACACAACTGCGTGACCTCGGCGCGGACGCCGAGATCGTCGCGTGCGACGTCGCCGACCGCGCGGCCCTGGCCGCAGTCCTGGATGGACGGTCGGTGAGCGCGGTCTTCCACGCCGCCGGCTACGGCCGGTTCACGCCGATCGCCGAATCGTCCATCGAGGACTTCGCCGACGTCGTCAGCGCGAAGGTCGACGGCGCCGTCCACCTCGACGAGCTGCTCGGCGACGACCTCGAAGCCTTCGTGCTGTTCTCCTCGATCGCCGGCGTCTGGGGCAGTGGCCATCAGGGCGCTTACGCGGCCGCGAACGCGCACCTCGACGCCCTCGCCGAACGCCGCCGCGCCGCCGGGCTCGCCGGGACGTCGATCGCCTGGGGCCCGTGGGCGGGCGCCGGCATGGGCGCGTCCGAGGAGGGCGACGAATTGCTCCGCCGCCGAGGTCTCCTCCCCTTGGACCCAGAGCTGGGCTTGCGCGCGCTGCTGCAGGCCGTCGAGCTGAACGAGACCACCGTCGTCGTCGCCGACGTCGACTGGGCCCGCTTCGCGCCTTCGTACGCGGCCGCCCGGCAGCGGCCGCTCATGGCCGAGCTGCCCGAGTTCGCCGTGACCGAAGGCGAAACCGCTCGCGGCACGGCCGAGCTGGCCACCCGGCTGGCCGGGCTGCCCGCGCCCGAACGGCGTCGCGTGCTCCTCGACGTCGTGCGCGCCCGCGCCGCGGCGGTCCTCGGGCACGACGGCGCCGAGGCGATCGACCCGGTCCGGCCGTTCAAGGACCTGGGCTTCGACTCGCTCACCGCGGTGGAGCTGCGCAACGGCCTGGCCGCCGACACCGGCCTCGCCCTGCCCTCGACGCTGGTGTTCGACCACCCGACCCCGGCCGACCTGACCGACCGCCTGCTCGGCGAGATCTTCGGCGCCGGCGCCCCGGAACCGGGCGCGCCCGCGACCGTGGCCGAGGTCGCCGACGACCCGATCGCGATCGTCGCGATGAGCTGCCGCTACCCGGGCGGGGTCCGTTCGCCCGAGGACCTCTGGCGGCTGGTCGGCGAAGGCGGGGACGGCATTTCCGGCTTCCCCGACGACCGCGGCTGGGACCTCGGCGCGCTCTACGACCCGGACCCCGGCAAGAGCGGCCGCAGCTACGCCCGCGACGGCGGCTTCCTCCAGGGCGTCGGCCAGTTCGACGCCGCGTTCTTCGGGATCTCGCCGCGCGAGGCGCTCGCCATGGACCCGCAGCAGCGGCTGCTGCTCGAGACGGCGTGGGAGCTGTTCGAGCGCGCGGGCATCGACCCGCATTCGTTGCGCGGCAGCAAGACCGGCGTGTTCGCCGGCACCAACGGCCAGGACTACGTCACCATGCTCGGCTCGGCCGCCGGCGTCGAAGGGCACCTGCTGACCGGCAACACCACGAGCGTCATCGCCGGGCGCGTCTCCTACACCTTCGGTCTGGAGGGGCCGTCGGTCGCGGTCGACACGGCGTGCTCGTCGTCGCTGGTCGCACTGCACCTGGCCTGCCAGTCGCTGCGCCAGGGCGAGTCCACGATGGCCGTCGCCGGCGGCGTCACGGTCATGTCGACCCCGGGCGCGTTCGTCGAGTTCAGCCGCCAGCGCGGGCTGGCCCCGGACGGCCGGTGCAAGCCGTTCGCCGAGGCCGCCGACGGCACCGGCTGGGCCGAAGGCGCGGGTTTGCTGCTCCTGGAACGGCTTTCCGACGCCCGTCGCAACGGCCACGAAGTCCTCGCGCTCGTCCGCGGTTCGGCGGTCAACTCCGACGGTGCGTCGAACGGCCTGACCGCGCCGAACGGGCCGTCGCAGCAACGCGTGATCCGTGCGGCGCTGGCGAACGCGGGCCTGACGCCGTCCGATGTGGACGTCGTCGAGGCGCACGGCACCGGCACCACGCTGGGTGACCCGATCGAGGCGCAGGCGGTCCTCGCGACCTACGGCCAGAACCGGGAAACACCGCTGTGGCTGGGCTCGATCAAGTCGAACATCGGGCACACGCAGGCCGCCGCCGGTGCGGCGGGCATCATCAAGATGGTCATGGCGATGCGGCACGAGCTGCTGCCGAAGTCGTTGCACGTCGACACGCCATCGTCCCACGTGGACTGGTCGGCGGGCGCGGTCGAGCTGCTCACCGAAGCCCGCGAGTGGACCGCCGACCGGCCGCGCCGGGCCGGGATCTCGTCGTTCGGCATCTCCGGGACCAACGCGCACACCATCATCGAGGAAGCCGAGCCCGTTCTCGCCGACCGGACCGAGGTGCCCGATCGGCTGGTGCCGTGGCCGGTCTCCGGCCGTTCGGTGGCCGCGCTTCGGGCACAGGCGCACCGGCTGTCCGAAGTGGACGGAACGCCCGCCGACATCGGGTTCTCCCTGGCCACCGGCCGCGCCGCGCTGGACCACCGGGCCGTCGTGCTCGGCACCACGGCTGCGGACTTCCGGGCGGGACTGACCGCGCTGGCCGAGGGCACGCCCGCGCCCGAGGTGATCTCGGGCGAGGCGGCCACCGGGCCGCTGGCGGTGCTGTTCACCGGGCAAGGCGCGCAGCGCGCCGGCATGGGCCGCGAGCTGTACGCGCGGTTCAGCGTCTACGCCGACGCGTTCGACGAGGCCTGCGCGCACCTCGACCCGCACCTGGAGCACTCGATCCGGGACCTCGTCTTCGCCGAGCCGGGCACCGAAAAGGCCGCGCTGCTCGACCGGACCGCCTACACCCAGACCGCGTTGTTCGCCGTGGAGCTGGCGCTGCACCGGCTGGCCGAAAGCTGGGGCGTGCACGCGGACTACCTCGCCGGCCACTCGATCGGCGAGCTGGTCGCGGCGCACGTCGCCGGGGTCCTGTCGCTGGCCGGCGCCGCCGAACTGGTCGCCGCCCGCGGCCGCCTGATGGACGCACTGCCGGACGGCGGGGCGATGGTTTCCCTGCGGGCGGGCGAAGAAGCCGTGGCCGCGGAGGTCGCCAAGACCGGCGGCCGGGCGGACATCGCCGCGGTCAACGGACCCGGCTCGGTCGTCGTCTCCGGCGACGAAGACGTCGTCCTGGAACTGGCCGCCGGGTTCGCCGCCGCGGGCGTGCGGACCAAGCGGCTCAAGGTGAGCCACGCGTTCCACTCCCCGCGGATGGACGCGATGCTCGACGACTTCGCCGCGGTCGCGAACCGGCTGACCTACCACCCGGCCGAACGGACCGTGGTGTCCACGGTGACCGGCGAGCTCGCCGGTCCCGAACTGTCCACTCCGGACTACTGGGTGCGCCAGGTGCGGGCGTCGGTGCGGTTCGCCGACGCCGTCGCCACCCTGGCCGGCCAGGGTGTCCGGACGTTCCTCGAAGCGGGCCCGGACGCCGTGCTCAGCGCCATGGCCGCGGACTGCCTCGGCGAGGACGTCGTGGCCGTGCCGCTGCTGCGCCGCGACCGGCCGGAGGAACGCACGTTCGCCACCGCGCTCGCCGGGCTCTGGGTCCGCGGGGTCCCGGCCGACCTCTCGGCCGCGTTCACCGGCGCCCGCCGCGTCCCGCTGCCGACGTACGCCTTCCAGCACCGGCGCTTCTGGCCCGAGGTCTCCGCCGCGGCGGCCGGGGACGTCGGCGCGGCCGGGCTCACCGACGCGGCCCACCCGCTGCTGGCCGCGACCCTGCCGCTGGCCGGCGGCGACGGCGTCGTCCTCACCGGGCGGCTGTCCCTCGCGACGCAGCCGTGGCTGGCCGATCACGCCGTGCTGGGCACGGTCCTGTTGCCCGGCACGGCTTTCGTCGAACTCGCGGTGCGCGCCGGTGACCAGGCCGGCTGCCCGGCGCTCGAAGAGCTGACCCTCGCCGCCCCGCTCGTGCTGCGCGAACAGGACGCCGTCGCGATCCAGGTCGCGGTCGGCGGGCCGGACGCCGACGGCCGCCGTGAGCTGACGATCCACTCGCGACCGGAGGGCCGGGACGAGTGGACCGCGCACGCGGCAGGCGTGCTCGCCCCGGCGGCCGCGGCGGAACCCGCCGCGCTCGCCGAGTGGCCGCCCGCCGGCGCCGAACCTGTTGACGTGACGGGCTTCTACGACACCCTCGCCGCGTCCGGCTTCGGCTACGGCCCGGCGTTCCGCGGCCTGCGCGCGGCCTGGCGCGCCGGTGCGGAGATCTACGCCGAGGTCGCGCTGCCGGAACAGCAGCAGGCGGGCGCGTTCGGCCTGCACCCGGCGCTGCTCGACGCCGCCCTGCACGCGTTGGGCTTGCGGGACGGCGAAACCGGGCCACGGCTGCCGTTCGCCTGGACCGGCGTCACCCTGCACGCCACCGGCGCCGCCGCGCTGCGGGTCCGGCTGCGCCCGGGTGCCGGGGACGCGGTCGCCGTCGACGTCGCCGACGCCACCGGGGCGCCGGTCGCGTCGGTGGCCGCGCTGGTGCTGCGCCCGGTTTCGGCCGAGCAGCTGCGCGGCCCGGACGGCGGCGACTCGTTGTTCAGCGTCGAGTGGACGCCGATCCCGGTGCCCGAGCCGACCGCCGGCCGGTACGCGGTCATCGGCCCGGACCCGCTCGGCCTGGTCGCCGGGCTCGGCTCCGCCGGTACCGTGGAGTCCTATGTGGACCTCGCGGACCTCGGCCGCAGCACGGCGGAGACCGGCGAGGAACCGCAGTTCGTGTTCTCCGCGATCCGGCACTCGCCCCAGCCGAAGGACCGGGCCGGCTTCGCGCTGGACCTGGTCCGCGCCTGGCTGGCCGACGAGCGGTTCAGCACCGCCCGGCTGGTGCTGGTCACCCGTGGCGCGGTCGGCGCGGTCGACGGCGACCGCGTGCCCGACCTCACCGCCGCACCCGTGTGGGGCCTGCTGCGGTCGGCGCAGTTCGAGAACCCCGGCCGGCTCGTGCTGGTCGACCTCGACGACGAAGACCCGCGCTCGGCGGCGTTGCTGGGCGCGGTCGCCTCGGGCGAACCGCAGCTCGCGCTGCGGGACGGCCGCGCACTGGCCGCACGGCTGGTGCGCGCCGGCTCCGGTGAGCTGCTGCGCGTGCCCGCCGAGGGCAACTGGCGGCTCGACACCACCGGCCCGGGCACGCTCGAAAACCTCGCGCTGATCCCGAATCCGCTGCCGGAGACGCTCGAAGCGGGTCACGTCCGGGTCGCCATCCGCGCGGCCGGGATGAACTTCCGGGACGTCCTCATCGGCCTCGGCATGTACCCGGGCGAGCCGATCATGGGCATCGAAGGCGCCGGCGTCGTGCTGGAGTGCGGCGAAGGCGTCACCGGCCTCAAGCCCGGCGACAAGGTGATGGGCTTCTTCCCCGGCTCGTTCGGCCCGCGCTCGGTCGCGGACCAGCGGATGCTGGCGAAGATGCCCGAAGGCTGGTCGTTCAGCGAAGCGGCTTCGGTGCCCATCGTGTTCCTCACCGCCTACTACGGCCTGGTCGACCTGGCCGGGCTGCGGGCGGGGGAGTCCGTGCTGATCCACGCCGGTGCCGGTGGCGTCGGCATGGCCGCCATCCAGCTGGCCCGCCACCTCGGCGCCGAGGTCTACGCGACCGCGAGCCCCGGCAAGTGGGACGTCCTGCGCGCGTCCGGGCTCGACGACGCGCACCTGGCGTCGTCGCGCACGACCGGGTTCGCCGAGCTGTTCCGCGAGGCCGGTGGCGGCCGGGGTGTCGACGTCGTGCTCAACGCGCTGACCCGGGAGTTCGTCGACGCGTCCTTCGCGCTGATGCCGCGCGGCGGGCGGTTCCTGGAGATGGGCAAGGCCGACGTCCGCGACGCGGGCGAGGTCGCCGCGGCCCACCCGGGCGTGGCCTACCAGGCGTTCGACCTCGTCGAAGCCGGGCCGGACCGGATCCGCGAGCTGTTCACCGAGGTCATCGCGCTGTTCGAAGCGGGCGCGCTGACCCCGCTGCCGGTGCGGACCTGGGACGTGCGGCACGCGCCCGAGGCGTTCCGGTTCGTCAGCCAGGCCAAGCACGTCGGCAAGGTCGTGCTCACCATGCCGTCGTGCTTCGGCCCCGGCACGGTGCTGATCACCGGCGGCACCGGCGCGCTGGGCGGCCTGCTCGCCCGGCGGCTGGTCACCGGGCACGGCGTCCGCGACCTGGTCCTGCTGAGCCGGCGCGGGCCGGACGCGCCGGGCGCCACCGAACTTGCCGCCGACCTGCGGGAACTCGGTGCGAACGTGCGGATCGTCGCCGGAGACGCCGCCGACCGCCGGGAGCTGGCCGCGGTGCTCGCCGCGATCCCGGCGGAGCGGCCGCTGACCGGCGTGGTGCACGCGGCCGGCGTGCTCGACGACGGCGTCGTCGCGTCGCTGACCCCCGAGCGGCTGAACGCGGTGCTGCGGCCCAAGGTGGACGCCGCGCTGAACCTGCACGAGTTCACCCGGGACCTCGGCCTGTCGGCGTTCGTGCTGTTCTCCTCGGCCGCGGCCACGCTGGGCAGCCCGGGCCAGGGCAACTACGCCGCGGCCAACGCGTTCCTCGACGCGCTCGCGCAGTACCGCTCGGCGCGCGGCCTGCCCGCCGGCTCGCTGGCGTGGGGTCCCTGGGCCACCGACGGGATGCTCGGCGGGCTCGGCGACGCCGACCGCGCGAAGCTGGAGCGGTCCGCGTTCGTCCCGTTCACCGCCGAAAGCGGCCTCGACCTGTTCGACGTCGCCGCCGCGCGGCCCGAGCCGGTGCTGCTGCCGCTGCAGCTCGACACGGCCGCGCTGGGGGCACAAGCGGGCTTGCCGCCGCTGTTCGCCTCGCTCGTGCGGGCCCCGGCTCGCCGGACCGCCGAAGCGGCCGCCGATGAGCCGTCCGGCCCGCCGTTCGCGCAGCGCCTGGGTGCGGTGCCCGCGGCCGAGCGCGGCGAGTTCCTGTTCGACGTCGTGCGCGGGCACGTCGCCACGGTGCTGGGCCACGGCTCGGCCGCCGACGTCGAAGGCGGCCGCGGATTCCTGGACCTCGGCTTCGACTCGCTGACCGCGGTGGAGCTGCGCAACCGCCTCACCGCCGAAACCGGGCTGCGGCTGCCGGCCACGCTGATCTTCGACCACCCGTCGCCCGCAGATCTGGCGGCGCACCTGCTGGCCGGGCTCGCGCCCGGGGAAGCGGACGCGGACGCGGCGGTCCTGGCCGAGCTGGACCGGCTCGAGCGCGTGCTCGAAGGCGCCGGCGACAGCAGGCGGATCACCGCGCGCCTGGAGACGCTGCTGGCCCGGCGGCGCGGCGCGCAGGCGGACGAGGAGTCCGGCGACGGGCTCGACGCCGCCACCGACGACGAAATCTTCGACCTGATCGACAACGAGCTCGGGCTGTCCTGA